The following coding sequences lie in one Thalassoglobus polymorphus genomic window:
- a CDS encoding PPC domain-containing protein → MKFCSLPVHLRLNSLVVMLCRPLLGLLAMTFFAASELAAEAPAITSIFPPGLQQGSTVEFKLTGKPGTQPVSVVSSSNALGEFKFSEKGDQLTITAAADAQPGLHWLRFHNAEGATSQLPILVGVLPEMTEKEPNNSAEEAEKIESLPILINGVLHKGGEVDTFAVTLSDGETLVASVDAHAAFESPMDSVLQILDADGYVIEQNDDDHGNDSLIAFQAPHQGTFLVRIFCFPATPNSTINFAGGSTYRYRLTLTSGPFVTSRTVTSGKPLGWNLDKADPKQLESGTTSAFHQIHQLIAKQNPVTEADAAKAVQTIPFAVSGVIEKSEELDVFRFTGKKGESLQLRVQARAIGSHLDPVLKIRDSQGKVLKEFDDISRKDQDINNAWKVPSDGEYQLEISDRFNHAGFRYVYLLTAELNTPRADLTVTADHFEAKRDKPIEIPVAINRLHGFNKELLVSVKNLPEGATAEAVKSEAKGDSAKKVTLKIDVKNAAGFQGPIQIVGSIGDEKSEVIATSPLQVTPLTTSDLWLTIPAKPEEKPEEKPAEKEK, encoded by the coding sequence ATGAAATTCTGCTCTCTTCCTGTTCATCTTCGGTTGAACAGTTTAGTTGTCATGCTCTGCCGTCCGTTACTCGGTTTACTTGCAATGACGTTTTTTGCAGCTTCTGAACTTGCTGCTGAAGCGCCTGCAATCACATCGATCTTTCCTCCCGGACTGCAGCAAGGTTCAACAGTTGAGTTCAAACTGACTGGGAAACCGGGAACTCAGCCAGTTTCTGTCGTGTCGTCGAGCAATGCTCTTGGTGAGTTCAAGTTCTCTGAAAAGGGAGATCAGTTAACAATCACTGCTGCTGCAGATGCTCAGCCGGGATTACATTGGTTGCGTTTTCATAATGCCGAAGGAGCAACTTCTCAACTTCCGATCCTGGTCGGTGTCCTGCCAGAGATGACTGAGAAAGAACCAAACAACTCTGCAGAGGAAGCTGAAAAAATTGAGTCACTTCCGATCCTGATAAACGGTGTCCTGCACAAAGGGGGCGAAGTTGATACTTTTGCAGTCACGCTATCCGATGGAGAAACGCTCGTTGCTTCTGTCGATGCTCATGCTGCTTTTGAATCACCAATGGATTCCGTATTACAAATTTTAGATGCGGATGGATATGTCATTGAGCAAAACGATGACGATCATGGAAATGATTCGTTGATAGCATTTCAAGCTCCTCATCAAGGGACGTTTCTGGTGAGAATTTTTTGCTTCCCGGCAACTCCGAATAGTACCATCAATTTTGCGGGCGGTTCGACCTATCGTTATCGACTGACTCTCACCTCTGGCCCCTTTGTCACGTCGCGGACTGTTACTTCAGGAAAGCCACTTGGATGGAATCTGGACAAAGCTGATCCCAAGCAGCTTGAATCTGGAACGACCTCAGCGTTTCATCAAATCCATCAGCTAATCGCAAAGCAGAATCCTGTCACTGAAGCAGATGCTGCCAAAGCTGTGCAGACTATTCCTTTTGCGGTGAGTGGTGTGATCGAGAAATCAGAAGAACTCGATGTCTTTCGATTCACTGGTAAGAAAGGGGAATCGTTACAGCTTCGCGTTCAAGCTCGTGCGATTGGTTCTCATCTCGATCCAGTGTTGAAAATCCGAGACAGCCAAGGCAAAGTGCTCAAAGAGTTCGACGATATCAGCCGGAAAGACCAAGACATTAACAATGCTTGGAAAGTTCCATCCGACGGAGAGTATCAGCTTGAAATCAGCGACAGGTTCAATCATGCAGGATTTCGTTATGTTTATTTACTGACTGCTGAGCTCAATACTCCCAGAGCTGATTTGACAGTCACTGCTGACCATTTTGAGGCGAAACGAGATAAACCGATTGAAATTCCAGTGGCGATCAATCGTTTGCATGGGTTCAACAAGGAACTCCTTGTCTCGGTGAAGAATCTTCCGGAAGGTGCGACCGCTGAGGCCGTCAAGTCTGAAGCAAAAGGGGATTCAGCCAAGAAAGTGACATTGAAGATCGATGTGAAAAACGCAGCTGGTTTTCAAGGTCCGATTCAAATTGTCGGCAGTATTGGGGATGAGAAATCTGAAGTCATCGCGACGAGCCCACTCCAGGTAACACCGCTCACGACATCAGACCTCTGGCTGACGATACCTGCTAAACCGGAAGAAAAGCCGGAAGAGAAGCCGGCAGAGAAAGAAAAATAA
- a CDS encoding DUF1501 domain-containing protein, producing the protein MPTLKKTINRNCNGISRRNCLQFGLTAAFGTGFADLLSLRANAGEQAGHPTAKAKSCILVWLDGGPTHYETFDPKPLAPSEIRGEFFPIETKIPGVHFSEHMTKLAGIADKLSIIRSIRHNQGNHGAGNHYMMTGAPPRIPVGCGAFVSFHPSLGSVTAHDRGHKNGLPAYFSIPSMSRSGGPNFLGAQYAPFVVPDNPNSSNFRVRDVALPRGLEEERFVSRKDLRSVVDQLPRFENRASGDPAKSLDEYYTQSYDLMSSPSAQKAFDINQEDGELRDRYGRNPFGQRALLGRRLVEAGVPFVTLYEGGWDHHRGLFPSCRKRLPGVDNTIATLITDLEERGLLDETLVVVLGEFGRTPQINKDGGRDHWSNAMSVLMAGAGTPGGTIVGATDRQGYSAVDRVLSPENFASTVYRKLGIDPDQMLYTPLGRPTHLVSDPTPITELMG; encoded by the coding sequence ATGCCTACCTTGAAGAAAACGATCAATCGAAACTGTAACGGAATCAGTCGCAGAAACTGTCTCCAGTTCGGACTCACCGCTGCGTTTGGAACTGGTTTTGCCGATTTGCTTTCCCTTCGTGCCAACGCAGGTGAACAAGCAGGACATCCCACAGCGAAAGCCAAGAGCTGTATTCTTGTCTGGTTGGATGGTGGTCCAACTCACTATGAAACATTCGATCCCAAGCCACTTGCCCCAAGTGAGATTCGTGGTGAGTTCTTCCCTATTGAAACCAAAATTCCGGGTGTGCATTTTTCTGAGCACATGACGAAGTTGGCCGGGATCGCAGACAAACTGTCGATTATTCGGTCGATCCGACACAATCAAGGAAACCACGGAGCTGGCAATCACTACATGATGACCGGTGCCCCACCTCGAATTCCGGTTGGTTGCGGAGCATTCGTCAGTTTCCATCCAAGCCTTGGGTCTGTGACTGCACATGATCGCGGACACAAAAATGGACTTCCTGCATATTTTTCCATTCCAAGCATGTCCCGTTCAGGGGGACCGAACTTCCTTGGTGCGCAGTACGCGCCATTTGTTGTTCCCGATAACCCCAACAGCAGTAACTTCCGTGTGCGAGACGTTGCTCTCCCGCGTGGTCTGGAAGAAGAGCGTTTTGTCAGTCGCAAAGACCTGCGGTCGGTTGTCGATCAGCTACCTCGATTCGAAAATCGAGCCAGTGGTGATCCGGCAAAGTCGCTCGATGAATATTACACACAAAGTTACGATCTGATGTCTTCTCCAAGCGCGCAGAAGGCGTTTGACATTAACCAGGAAGACGGGGAACTTCGGGACCGATACGGTAGAAATCCATTCGGTCAACGAGCGCTTCTTGGTCGACGCCTCGTCGAAGCTGGTGTCCCTTTTGTGACTCTCTATGAGGGTGGCTGGGATCATCATCGTGGACTGTTCCCGAGTTGTCGAAAACGCCTTCCGGGTGTCGACAATACAATTGCAACGCTAATCACTGATCTGGAAGAACGCGGTCTCCTCGATGAAACACTTGTCGTTGTGTTGGGAGAATTCGGGCGGACACCTCAGATCAATAAAGATGGCGGACGTGACCACTGGTCAAATGCAATGTCCGTGCTGATGGCCGGGGCGGGAACTCCTGGCGGAACGATCGTTGGAGCAACGGATCGACAAGGGTACTCAGCTGTTGATCGAGTCCTTTCTCCGGAGAATTTCGCGTCGACTGTTTATCGCAAGCTCGGAATTGATCCAGATCAAATGCTGTATACGCCGCTTGGACGTCCAACTCACCTTGTCAGCGACCCGACCCCCATCACCGAACTCATGGGCTAA